CCAAATGCCTCCGGCCTCTGCCGGAAAAGCATCACGGCCTCACCGATCCCGAAGCGCGGGTGCGGCAGCGCTACGTCGATCTGATCATCAACCCGGAAACCCGCCGGATGGCGGTTCAACGTCCCGAGGCAATACGTGCGCTGCGCTCCGGTCTGCACGAGCAGGGGTTCGTGGAGGTCGAAACCCCGATGCTGCAACAAGTACACGGGGGAGCCACCGCGCGCCCGTTCAAAACCCACATCAATGCTTATGATCTCGACCTGTACTTGCGGATCGCGCCGGAGCTGTTTCTCAAGCGGCTGGTCGTCGGTGGACTGGAAAAGGTCTTCGAGATCAACCGCAACTTCCGCAACGAGGGAGCGGACTCCACGCACAATCCCGAGTTCACGATGCTGGAGTTCTACCAAGCCTATGCCGACTACACCAGCATGGCCACGCTCACTCGCGAGCTGATTCAGCAAGTGGCCTGTGCGGTCCTCGGCGACACCGTGGTCACGCGCGGCGACACCAAGATCGACCTCAGTGGCGAGTGGCCCTCGGTGCGGCTTCACGATGCCGTGTCCCAGGCTCTGGGGGAGGAAATCACCCCGCGGACTTCCACGGAATCGCTGATTCGGCTCGCCGAGGCGCACAACGTTTCCCACGATCCCCAGTGGGGACCGGGAAAGCTCGTCGAGAACCTTTTCGAGGAACTGGTCGAACCCACCCTGATCCAGCCCACGTTCGTGCAGGATTTCCCCGTGGAGACCAGCCCACTGACGAGGCAGCACAAGGACGATCCGCTGCTGACACCCCAGTGCCGACATCATCGGCGAACTGCTGCGTCCGGATGATTGCTCCCCTTGCGAGAGGCGGGACTCGGCTCAGGCCTCGACGGCGGCGCCGCAGATGCCGCAGGTCTCGAGCCGGCGGCGCTTCCAGCGTGCGATCGGGATGAAGAACACCGTGAACTGCTTGAACTCCCGCGTGCGCGTCCACTGCGTCGTGTTGTGACAGCGCGGGCAGGTCCGGGTCTCCCCGGGCCCAAGATGCTGCTGCTTGGTGCCGAGGCCGAAGATGAAAAGCACCATGCCAGCGTAGGAAGCGATTCTCCGGAGCCGGTCATCGGCACGGTCATCGCCGTGCCGGGCCGCGTCACAGCATTACGTCCTGATAAGTCGGTACTCGATCGGCGTGCTGGAGTACCGTGAGGGCTGTTGGCATCGGCGAAACGAGCCCGTTCTGCAGGG
This Haloactinomyces albus DNA region includes the following protein-coding sequences:
- a CDS encoding zinc-ribbon domain-containing protein — its product is MVLFIFGLGTKQQHLGPGETRTCPRCHNTTQWTRTREFKQFTVFFIPIARWKRRRLETCGICGAAVEA
- the lysS gene encoding lysine--tRNA ligase; the encoded protein is MRVRRGKLDRLRESGVDPYMARSPRTTAIAEVREKYGHLGTDEHTGKQVGLAGRVMLYRTGGKLCFATIADASGDIQIMLALDRLGDDSLAAWKTDIDLGDHIGVEGEVITSRRGELSIMVENWTLTAKCLRPLPEKHHGLTDPEARVRQRYVDLIINPETRRMAVQRPEAIRALRSGLHEQGFVEVETPMLQQVHGGATARPFKTHINAYDLDLYLRIAPELFLKRLVVGGLEKVFEINRNFRNEGADSTHNPEFTMLEFYQAYADYTSMATLTRELIQQVACAVLGDTVVTRGDTKIDLSGEWPSVRLHDAVSQALGEEITPRTSTESLIRLAEAHNVSHDPQWGPGKLVENLFEELVEPTLIQPTFVQDFPVETSPLTRQHKDDPLLTPQCRHHRRTAASG